A segment of the Oncorhynchus tshawytscha isolate Ot180627B linkage group LG19, Otsh_v2.0, whole genome shotgun sequence genome:
AGAGGTGAGGTGGCCAGTGTGAGCAAGTGATTCGAGGGCAGGGGACAGACACTTAGGTTTCCACGGTAACGCTGCTGCCAGTTTCCAGTGATTAGAAGGCCACCCATCACTGTGAGAGTCAGTTGGCTTTTTCAGGATTGTCATGGTGATTAATTATACAGTCCAGCTGATGAGGACTGGGTCAAATGTACCTACAGTTTGGGGTCATGTACAGCTATGTGGGCTGTATGGATAAGTGGGTCTTGTTATTGTATGAAGCCTATAGCTTACATAGTGAATGGACTGATGGTGATTTAAAATATTAGCCTTCTATACAAGCATTTTGTTAACTGGTAGGGGCACATATGTGGCTGTTCGAATGGTAATGAGTGGAAATGTCATTTCAACTGCTGTTGTGTTGGTTTCCTTTGGTACAGAACCTGTCTTCTCTGCTATGTTCTGCTCTCGCTTTTTTTCCGGTTCCCATCCGCTCCTCCCTTGTgctctgttttttctctctctcgctctctttctctaatgTCAATGTTTTCTattctctaaacacacacacacacactactaatcCCCAGGAGGCTAATCTGAGATCGAGGATTAGTGTCTAAATAAAGGCACCGTCGTCCCTCAGCTTTCTGTCCCCATATTCCACCGTCACATGACATCATCCACATGACCCAGGCATCCCActgcttgcctctgaagctaaacaTGGTTGGTCCTGATCCAGATATTGGTAAAAAGggatgttggagggccagtaggaggcacgtTAAagaggtgtcctgactctctgtgttcATGGTAAGAgaaggggtgttaaccctggtgtcctggctaaattcccaatctgaacCCCCCCAATCTGACCcagctcctcagtaaaaggcacaagacagcccgcttggagtttgccaaaaggcaactaaagggctctcagaccttgagaaacaagattctctggtctgatgaaaccaagattgaactctttggcctgaatgccaagcatcacatctggaggaaacctggcaccatccctacagtgaagcatggtggtggcagcatcatgctgtggggatgtttttcagtggcaaggactgggtgactagtcaggatcgagggaaagatgaacggggcaaagtacatagacatccttgatgaaaacatgctcctgagcgctcaggacctcagattggggcgaaggttcaccttccaacaggacaatgacccaaagcacacattcaagacaacgcaggagtggcttcgggacaagtctctgaatgaccttgagcggcccagccggaggccggacttgaacctgatcaaaaatctctggagagacctgaaaatagctatgcagcgacgctccccatccaacctgacagagtttgagaggatctgcagagaagaataagaGAAACTCaccatatggggcggcagggtagcctagtggttagagcgttggactagtaaccagaaggttgcaagttcaaacccccgagctgacaaggtacaaatctgtcattctgcccctgaacaggcagttaacccactgttcctaggccgtcattgaaaataagaatttgttcttaactgacttgcctagttaaaaagataaaaaaataaaaatacaggtgtgccaaacttgtagcgtcatacccaagaacactcaaggctgtaatcgctgtaaATGTGCttcaaacaaagtactgagtacaaAGTCTGAgtccttatgtaaatgtgatatttctgtttttaatttttaatacattttcaaatatttctaaaaacctgtttttgctttgtcattatggggtattgtgtgtagattgatgagaaatgaactatttaatcatttttagaataaagcctgtaacataacaaaatgtggtaaaagtctCTCATGGTTTTTTTTTCAAGTAGGATAGCAACCTACACAAGAAATAACTGAACCATttatactgaaaaaatatatatttataaatgcaacatgtgttGGTCCATGTTTCCAGAAATTTTCAAAaaggtgagcatttctcctttgccaagataatccaccatctgacaggtgtggcatgtcaagaagttgatttaacagcatgatcattagacaggtgcaccttgtgccggggacaataaacggccactctaaaatgtgccacagatgtctcaagttttaagggtgcatgcaattggcatgctgactgcaggaatgtccaccagagctgttgccagataatttaatgttagtTTCTCTAAcataccataagccacctccaatgttgttttagagaatttggaagtatgtcaaacggcctcacaaccacagaccatgtgtaccCGCgcaagcccaggacctccacatctggcctCTTTACCTGCGGGATGGTCTAAGACGAGCCACCCagatagctgatgaaactgtgggtttgcactaCTGAAGAACTTCTGAAAAAAACTGTCAGAGACAGTCTCTGGGAAGCTCATCAGCGTGCTTGTTGTCCTCACCTGGGTCTTGACCTCaatgcagttcggcgtcgtaactgacttctTCAGTGGGCTAATGCTCACATTCCATGGCCACTGGCACAGTGGAgaatttttattcagtgtagatGTCCCCTTGATACATTCAGTCTACAACTCAATGGTGAGGGCATGAATGGCAACAATACCAGGACACAGTGCTTTTCGTTCCCACTTGACAAGCACTACTGTCTGGCAATGGAATGGGAAGTACCTAGCCAATATCATGGTGACCTTCACAGTAAGCACACGCGTATAACACATGAAGCAATAGTAGACCTATCAGcaatacttaaaaaatatatatatattgtttgtttttttaccccattttcatggcatccaattggtagttacagtcttgtctcatcgctgcaactccctaacagactcgggagaggcaaaggtcaagagccgttcgtcctccaaaacacaacacaaccaagccacactgcttcttgaaacaatgcccacttaacctggaagccagccacaccagagGAAACACCGCACACCTGGCAACTGTgtcagcccgccacaggagtcactagtgcgtgaCAGGACAAGGACATACCTGCCGGCCAAAACCTTGTGCGCCATCCCATTGGTCTCCAAgtcgcagccggctgtgacagagcctggacttgaacccaggtTCTCTAGTGGCACAGTTAGTACTGTAATTCAGCGTCTTAGACCAcagcaccactcaggaggccaagcaatatttttaacaaaaaaataaacaatcgTTAGTTTTATAACTGAAAATGTACAATTATTTGTGTAAGACTAGCATTGAAATACGACTCTGGCTTAAAAACAGAAGTCCATACTCTCGCGGTACAGTAGTTGCATGGTAagaaacagaaagaaaaaaaacagctcAATCAAAACCGTCTAACCAAAAGCAGAGCACTTTCGACATACCCACTCCTTTCTACATGCCCAgtactttcctttcgacacacactcccccatactttgaccccttgactttttccacattatgctACATTAATCTTATTAAAAAATGagaaacaataccccataatctacaaataataatttttttttaaaacattttcagaaatgttatttacatatgtattcaaaCCATTTGCTATGACACACAAAATTGgactcaggtacatcctgtttccattgaccatccttgagatgtttctacaactttattggagtccatctgtggtaaattcaatttattggacatgatttggaaaggtacacacctgtctatataaggtcccacagttgacaggttaatttgagattcttcacagtagccaccctttgccttgatgacagctttgcacactcttggtattctctcaaccagcatcatgaggttgtcacctggaatgcatttcaactaacaggtgtgccttgttaaattatggaatgtatttccttcttaatgtgtttgagccaatcagttgtgttgtgacaaggtacgggtggtatacagaagataggcctatttggtaaaagactaagtccatatgAGACCAAATGCcttgattcagtcttatgtagcaaaaatCGAAATGGTGTATTTTACATTGGATAACAGGCACAGAGCAACAAATTGGCATATCCTCCAcagcatttgaggaacaatgggaaagtaattctgctttgaaagttgataaacttgtaaccacactttttttggtacctactggagagctcttctttgtctacacccattcagcatcgttcataccctcttaagctttagcccccacCCAAACTctaaccattttactcgccctagcagagatGGTTAGGCTGtttgttatccagagcattggtgactgtaactgtgctgcttaCAACAATTTATTACtcttttttgccgacgtttactgacactggccatggATGTTGAGGGTTCATAAATTCATCAGATATTCTGAGCtttggcacactcagatgagtgctctgaaatcagagtagatggccagactgaatttacgaaccaacctgaaatggttacttgcacagtggagtcttttgttaagacatttagctagctaactaggtaaacaatgaaacGTAATCtcaactcatgacattactaccctgcttgaatctgcaggtagctaacctaCCAGGTTcaatgtcagctagctaacattaggttataactagcaatgcaaatggctctgagatacaaataataagatcatacacgtaacgtttgctagtgagccagccagctaatgttcgctagctaacagtacaattACCTGTATTCATCATGGATGGACACGTCTCCTGTCACAGATGCTATGGTTgcacttagtttgaagatgtaatctggagacaggtgtttttgctaattccactgatttcaaaacctgatcctccagaaagtggagagcaacacctaTGCAGTTTTACTACGCGATATATTAACACAAAAAGAagtgttagacaggattacctacacatactgaccagctcaaatagtcAGAAGCGTGCAATATAGTAGACAAATCCAAACTCCtttctcagcatgtccagcccactcattatctcagacaatcatggctagcagaaaggttcctgtctttttctgtggctaaaccaactaggctcgtaatttaaccattttattcctatttacagatgacataagtttgttaaggcacatgaaagatcACGTTCGAGAAGGAATTTGACAATTAACACATTTTGATCAAAAAAAAGTTCACGTTGAAACGGCTCTCCTGACAAAACGCCTAGTTTCTTGAAATGGGCCACATATTatggcatgaacagctcaaataagcaaagagaaatgacagcccatccttactttaagacatgaaggtccatcaatctggaaaatgtcaagaactttgaaagtttcttcaagtgcattcacaaaaatcatcaagtgaaactggctctcatgaagaccgccacaggaaaggaagttcattagagttaacaagCCTCAGAAATCAGCATTtatctgcacctcagattgcacattaaagagttcaagaaacagacacatctcaacatctactgttcagaggagactgtgtgaatcaggccttcatcatagaattgctgtaaagaaaccactactaaaggacaccaatgaaaagaagactttcttgggccaaaaGACAtgagcaatgggcattagaccggtggaaatctggtTTTTGGTCTGaatgagatttttgattccaactgccgtgtctttgtaagacgcagAATGGGTGAATGAtgctctccgcatgtgtggttcccaccgtgaagcatggaggaggggtgatggtgccttgctggtgacacagtctgtgatatatttagaattcaaggcaacataaccagcatggataccacagcattcgctcttgtcttggtaagcaacttcactGTATATTTGGCCATTGTATAATACAAACAGTATGCATGTATTGGAATATATATATTCTGGCTTCCTTTTTACTCTGTcatgtaggttagtattgtggagtatctAAAATGTTGTTATTCTATCCTCAgtttcctcctatcacagccattaaactctgttactgttttaaagtcaccattggcctcaaggtgaaatctgagtggtttccttcctctttgcACCCTAACAGAGAAAGAAAGCATCTGTCGgaagacacacacaaaaacactcacCAAATAAAACATCTAGCACAGACAAACATGCAAGCAAAAACAGGAAACTGACTAAAGGACAAACCGCTACAATAAGtccctttctcacacacacactgtacatacagttaggttggagtcattaaaactagtttttcaaccactccacaaatttctcatTAACGAactgttttggcaagtcggtaacaAGTCCAACTATAGTTTACagacaaacaatatcccacaaagcaggtgggAGATAGGACttcttaaatatgatccccaattagaggcaatgattaccagctgcctctaattgggaaccatacaaaaccaccaacatagaaatacacattCTAGAatgccccctagtcacaccctaacCTAAACCACTATAGAGAatccaagggctctctatggtcagggtgagacacttgtaaaattccagataatgatgttatggctttagaatctactgataggctaattgacatcattttagtcaattgcgggaggtagcctagtagttagagcattgaactagaaaccgaaaggttgcaagatcaaatccccgagccgacaaggtaaaaatcgttTTTCTgtccccgaacaaggcagttaaatcactgttcctaggccgtcaatgaaaataagaatttgttctcaactgacttgcctagttaaataaataaataaaatagaggtgtggatgtatttcaaggcctaccttcaaactcagtgcctctttgcttgacatcatggaaaaatctaaagaaatcagccaagacctcagaaaaacgttgtagaactccacaagtctggttcatccttcggaACAAcatccaaacgcctgaaggtaccacgttcatctgtacaaacaatagtacgcaagtataaacaccatgggaccactcagctgtcataccgctcaggaaggagatgctttcCCTTCTCccagagattaacgtactttggtgtgaaaagtgcaaatcagaacaatagcaatggaccttgtgaagatggtggaagaaacaggtacagaagtatctatatccacaggaaaatgattcctatatcgacatatcctgaaaggcagctcagcaaggaagaagccactgctctaaaaccgccataaaaaagccagactacggtttgcaactgcacatggggacaaagattgtactttttggagaaatgtcccagcctggtgcaggtctacaaatacttattttccaccataatttgcaaataaattcattaaaaatcctacaatgtgattttctggatttttcaacccctcattttgtctgtcatagttgaagtgtacctatgatgaaaattacaggcctctctcatctttttaagtgtgagaacttgcacaattggtggctgactaaatacttttttgccccactgtatgtgaacaactacaaatacctaggtgtctggtttgactataaactctcattccagactcacattaaacatctccaatccaaaatgtatctagaattgacttcctatttcacaacaaagcctccttcaaaGCCTccttgctgccaaacataccctcgtaaaactgactatcctatcgatccttgacttcggcgatgtcatttacaaaatagcccccaatactctactcagcaaactggatgtagtctatcacagtgccatccgttttgtcaccaaagccccatatactacccaccactgcgacctgtatgctctcgttggctggccctcactacatattcgtcgccaaacccactggctccaggtcatgtataagtctttgctagttaaagccctgccttatctcatctcactggtcaccataataacacccaaccgtagcacgtgctccagcaggtatatttcactggtcatccccaatgcCAACACTTCTTTtggttgcctttccttccagttctctgctgccaatgactggaacgaattgcaaaaatcactgaagctggagtcttatttctccctctctaactctaagcatcagctgtcagagcagcttactgatcacaaTACCTGTTCACAGCcagtctgtaaatagcccacccaactacctcatccccatattattacatACCCTCTAGCTcttttgtaccccagtatctctacttgcacatcatcatctgcacatctatcactccagtgtgaatgctaaattgcaattattttgcctctattgcctgtttattgcctatctccctactcttctacatttgcccacactgtacatagatttctCTTTTTTCTTCCCTTTcgattgtgttattgattgtacatttgtttatgtataactctgtgttgttgtttttgtcgcactgctttgctttatcttggccaggtcgcagttgtaaatgagaacttgttctcaacaggcctacctggttaactaaaggtgaaaaaaaatgaatttaccggtttatcaactttcaaagctaaattactttcccattgttcctcaactgtattgTGTGAtacaattttgtagctctgagtctctacttttatccaatgtaaaaacacaatttcaaatgttgctagaTAAGACTGatttgagccggtcggtcacatttcGGTCGAGTTAATACACAGTGTAAAACTTGATATTTGAAGGTCACTCTACTAAGGACATGGACGAATGACTCATTACTTAATAACTGTATATAATTTATAAAGcacttttcacagtccccaaaatGTAACATTTTGTATTTAAAATAAATTGTTGTAATAGAATGAAAGTGTTCCAGAACGTACTAGCCGATCAGGATAACCAAATAAAAGCTACAGGATCCAAATCATACAGGGAATATGTAAAGGCGCCCTAGGTCACCTAACGTTAGCAAACGACATGTTTGGCAAAACTATATAACAATAGTGAAGCACAAAACAGCCTGAAAATAGCTAGTTGTTAACACTATTCCAAAACACACACTTGCGAGGCTGGCTATGTAGCAAGCAAACTTTTAGCTAACATAAGCTAAACCACACAGACTCAGTGGTCCCCCTTTTCATCAGTGATGTtactttattagctagctaggtaggtagCTAGCCAACTTTACAACATATCTCTTAGCTCAATTTCTGCTGGTCCTAGACAGGTGCGGGACATCCTTCAGCAGTTGGTGTAGCTGTTTTCTCCAAATATGTTATTTTTTACCAAGGATTTTTCATGTCATTTACAGAAGTCGTCAATGGCGAAATGCTCACTACAAACCCATAGATCCAAAACACAATGTCTGTGGATGGGTGTGTTGCATCTTTGCAGAACACCTAGCCAAAGCTTCAATAAATCTGGGTCATCCAAAGGAAGTCTGTGAAAAGTTATCGGACTAGCTAGGTTTTATCATTGCATTGTCAGATGTTGGGATTACATATCGGTGAACCAATTTCCACAATATTCAGCAAAAATTACTTCAGTCCCCTTGTTATTGCCAGGCTGATcttgtgagtgagtgaatgacaacgttactagctagctacctagtacCTGTGCCGGTAGCATACCCCTTATTTACAAATTATCACTTGAGTTCAACTAAATGGATTATAACATTCGTTATAACACATTTTCATGTGTATAAGATCTAAAGTCCTGGGTTACGATACTGAGAACTTTGTTGTTTGTAAAAGGacgtatttgggtgtttttggagcccTGGAACTCCAGAATGAGGCTAAGGCAGTCAATTGCTGGtggggtaagtttctcaaaaacaagtgaGATTGTAAGAAAACTGTCTAaccttctataacatgccatttacatcaTAAATACTGATTAATACAAATTGTGGAGTTCTCATTTAAGTACCCTACTgattgattgttttcaattaaaattgtgaaaaataaaaatagctttttagcaaaaaactatttctcaagcaagaattttgctagaacATTCTGTGAGTGGTGGGGAgggaaaaactgaaaactagctgtttttGGCAGAAAGgcttcttattggtctattaactaatttactgcctggtgTGACCAAAACTCAAACAGCTCTTATGCTAAAAGGGCATTTTCATCcctttcacagtattattccaacctcatagttggaataaaaaaaatgaatttttTACTGCACTGAGCCTTTAATTCGTAGACTGTCTGAAATTGGCCTGTGGCAGGCAGCCTGCAATTAGTTTGAAAACCACCTGACAGACAGGACACAATGTGTTTCTTCTGATGGTGTTAAATCACGTTTCCTAGATATTACCAAAGGTGTCCACCAAGGGTTGATTTTGGGCCAGATACTTTTTATTATcgctaaccaggtttccatccaacctttttatgcaagTATATTACATGTCGGAAACAAAATATGACAGGtctgatggaaacagaaaattTGTCAGTGAACTTTAcgaatgtcgacaaaacaaaatacactagacatggtgggatctttttgtgtctgtaaaattaattatgcgagaaatgtcagtggaaacacgtttatgcgcaaatattgttGTGTgctcctcccactacgactcatcGGGAAAGcctgcagtttattaggctacagataaaataagtaatgatgaacttcacagtgtggtgaaagtgcaaggtgatgagcttgatggtCCTTTCCAATAAAGGAaatcttattctggtgacatgataatcGATACTTAGCtaccatttgacaaatacaaataatcttgctcttttgtccataaaaATTCATAATAattgtgctttcaagacaactgggaactctgggacaACTGGGGGGAAAAAATAGATCAAATCATAAAGTCAGAGATAATCAGGTCGGTAAGTCGAAACTCAAGTTTCCCAcctggaattccgagttggatgaccggtTAGAACAActtttcccagttccgagttgacttgaacacactgaagtcggaagtcggAGATTTCCAAGTTCCGACTTCCCAATTGTTTTGAACACAGCATAATCATCATGGCTAATCAACTCTCACCATACGAGATCCAGAGACTGCTGGTTTTCTTTtcataattaattgcacacacttGGTTTCCCAGGTCTAAATCGGTCCCTAATTTCAGGGGAACCAatgcgcaactcaatattagaaaggtgcattgcttgctgtttgagaaAGGTGCATTACCTGCATTGATTGCTGCATTTACCTgcactgcattgcttgctgtttgtggttttaggctgggtttctgtacaacactttgagatatcagctgatgtacgaagggctatataaatacatttgatttgatgattttgatttgatttgttaattTTTTGTGGACTCAGGATAAATATCTGGGTAATCTGGATTGATGCAAAGTCGACATTAATTCCGGCTTCAGATTATGGCAATATGgtctatatgaatgcagctgTCACTGTATTTAAGCCATTGGACACAGTTTATCATAATGCACTATCCTTTATTGCGGGTGATAGGTTCCGTACACATCACTGAATTCTTTATCAGAGAGTAGGCTGGACCTCTCTTAAAACTCGCAGATCAATGCGCTGCTCTCTTTTTGTTTCTAAAATCCTTACTTCATTATTGAATGACAGACATTTGAGTCACTAGGCCCGATCACAGGCATGGCTAACTTTGGAGATCCCTTCGGTCTCCACAGagatatgtttagattttttgcACCTTACTAGAGGAATGATCTCCAGAACTCTCTAAAGTTGGATGTTTTGGTGCCACTAGGGGCAGTTCAATGTTTGTTTTTCATGATTAGATTTTGTAAGTTATTTTTCTTACATTTCTTGTAAATATAGTTTTTCTTTACTTTGCTATTGTGAATTTATATGATTGTGTGCCGGGCTCCCTTGTAAAATAAGCTTTGGTCTCAATAGGATGTCCCTGTTTAAATAAGATGTAAATAAAGATAGAATATTGCTTTGGTAATCTCCTGCCTGTGTATTCCTAGTAACCTAACCTATTTACACTGTATGTGTGATCCTCAAGGTTATTGTTATGCACTCAGCATTGGCAACCATTTATTTAAAGACTTTACAGAAACAGAGGATCAGTAGATGAAGACTTCATTTCTTCtataaagaaagaaaataaatagtTTATAATTGTGTTTATATtaacatcctctctttctctccttttccctcccttaacaccccctctctttccctccctccctccctccctccctctccctctatcagacTACTTATGTGGGCCAGGTGAGAATGTGTACAGCATTGACTTCACCAGGTTCAAGAtcagagacatggagacaggCACAGTGCTGTTCGAAATCACCAAACCTCCTcatacaggtgagacacacacacacacacacacacacacacacacactgattggcacacacacacacacacacacaggggtctgATTGGCCTTTATgagtgttgtctgtctgtctgtctgtctgtctgtctgtctctgtctgtctgtctgtctgtctgtctgtctgtctgtctgtctgtctgtctgtctgtctgtctgtctgtctgtctgtctgtctgtctgtctgtctgtctgtctgtctgtctgtctgtctgtgcgtagATAAAGCAGGAGATAAAAGCGTCATTGATACAAACGCCGGGAGGTTTGTCCGCTACCAGTTCACCCCCGCCTTCCTCCGGCTAAGACAAGTTGGCGCCACGTAAGTCTAACCCATTAACTCACAAAGAGGTCTGTAACCCTAATCCCCATTTTACACAgaagtctaaccctaaccctcaatgTACACaaaagtctaaacctaaccctcaatTTACACTGAagtctaactctaactctacaaAGAAGGACACATTTTAATCCCAAGGAAATTGCCTTTCCCCCCCACTCTTTCTGCCTTTATCTCAccatccttcccctctctcagTGTTGAGTTCACCGTAGGAGACATGCCCATAGAGAACTTCCGGATGATTGAGAGGCACTACTTCAGAGAGAAGCTTCTCAAAAGCTTTGACTTTGAGTTTGGCTTCTGTATGCCCAGTAGCAAGAACACTTGCGAACACATCTATGAGTTCCCCCTCTGTCTGAGGATatcagtgagtacacacacacacacacacacacacacacacacacacacacacacacacacacacacacacacacacacacacacacacacacacacagcaagagagagaaatgCCTGGAAAATGTGCTGACAGACAGTAGTtgtgtccgaatacccatacttgggtattaattattattattaataaaaaATGTGGTTTAATAGTATGCAACATTTCCAAAATCGAGCATACTTTAAATGCCTGGATGTAATTTATTTCggctttgacaacagctgatcaatTAGATATGGGGATGTGCTACCGAAATCAATGAATAGCAGGAAACAATGCAATTGCACATGACGCATTCTCAGTATGCGAAAATAGAATTATAGTTATAGTatgtacattttcaaaaatgtgtacattttcaaaaatgtgtacattttcaaaaatcaaaaatatagtatgtacattttcaaaaatggcAGGATGTTATAATCATTTTGGATCTTCGTCTAGAAGAATTCGATGCACACTTTTCCACAATACATTGGAAGAGGTGGGCTGCGAGTGATAGGACATAGTTCTCTTCAAGTAGCCAAACAACAAAACTAGGCTACTTAATTGGGA
Coding sequences within it:
- the LOC112218349 gene encoding LOW QUALITY PROTEIN: protein unc-119 homolog A-like (The sequence of the model RefSeq protein was modified relative to this genomic sequence to represent the inferred CDS: inserted 1 base in 1 codon) produces the protein MKVKKGSNSTDVGVPATTEEELLGNMAITPEDVLGLQKITENYLCGPGENVYSIDFTRFKIRDMETGTVLFEITKPPHTDKAGDKSVIDTNAGRFVRYQFTPAFLRLRQVGATVEFTVGDMPIENFRMIERHYFREKLLKSFDFEFGFCMPSSKNTCEHIYEXPPLSEDIMREMILHPYKTQSDSFYFVDNKLVMHNKADYSYSGGGP